In Coraliomargarita sinensis, the genomic stretch TATTGACGATACGGTCCAACTCGCGGGCGGCGCAGAGCAAGTCCTCCCCGAACATAGCCAGCCGCTTGCCGAAGGTGGTCGGTTGGGCCGGCACGTTGTGTGTGCGGGCGGTGATGACCAAGTCCTTCCATTGCTCGGCCCGGTCCGCCAGTTTGACCAGCGCCGCCAGGGTTTTCGTGCGGAGAATTTCCAGACCGCGCAGAATCTGCAGCTGCTCGACGTTTTCGGTGAGGTCGCGGCTGGTCAGGCCCTTGTGAATGTGCTCGTAGCCGGCAAGATCACAAAATTCTTCGATCCGGGCCTTCACATCATGCCGGGTGACGGCCTCGCGTTTGTTGATCGACTCAAGGTTGATCTGCCCTTTGACACGCTCGTAGGCCTCGACCGCCTCAGCGGGGATGTTCAGCCCGAGATCCTTCTGGGCACGCAACACGGCAATCCAGTAATCGCGTTCAAGAGCGACCCGACCTTCGGCGCTCCAGACTCCCCGCATTGCGCCGGAGGCATAACGTGTGGCTAATATATTTGGCGTGCTTTCCATGGTGTTTGAAATTGAGAAAAGGTGGGAAAATACACCTCTGCCCCTTTCAGGCCATAAAAAACCGCAAAAATGAAATTTGACCATTTGGTCCCTTATTTGCTGCATATAGGGTCATATGAATCTGAGCGAGTTTATGAATACGGAGATTGTGGCGGGGAATACCCTTTGGCGCATCACCGGACTGTTTGGCCTCCTGCTCGTCGGCTTTACCGCCGGTAAGCTGCTGAAGTTTATACTCTCCCGCCGGGCAGAACAGTTGCGCGAGCCGCGCCCGATCATCGCAGCGACCCTCGGGGCGATTGGACGGGCCGCTCCCTTTCTCGCTTTTGCCCTGGGCCTCGCCGCCGGCACCAGCTTGCTCGTTCTCAATGGTGCGAGTGAGCTGGTCGGCACCTGTGTCGCGATCGTCGTGACCCTGGCGATTTCCTGGACCGCGATCTGTCTGGTCGATGCCCCCAAAGCCTGGATGACCCAGCGGGCCGGGCAAACGGAGAGCAAGCTGGATGATATGCTCGCCCCCATCGTTTCGAAGAGCCTGATCGCGACTATTGTTGTTCTGACGGTGGTGCAAATTGCCCAGATTCTCAGCGGTAAGGAGATCACCTCGATTCTGGCCGGTCTCGGCATCGGCGGCCTGGCCTTCGCTCTCGCAGCGCAGGATACGATTAAAAATCTTTTCGGCTCCATGGTGCTTCTGGCCGACCGGCCCTTTGAAGTCGGTGACCGTATCGTCGTCGACAGCACCGACGGTACAGTCGAGACCGTCGGCATGCGCTCGACCCGGGTTCGAACGCTGACCGGTCACCTGGTTACGATCCCCAACGGAGAACTGGCCAATAAGTCGATCGAGAATGTCACCAAGCGGCCGCATATCCGGCGGATCTTTAACATCACCATCACCTACGACACCCCTCCCGCCAAGGTAGCCGAAGCCAAAGCTATTCTCGAGGAGATCATGAAAGACCACGAAGGCATGGACCCCGAATTTCCACCCCGGGTCTTCTTTAACGAGTTTCAAAACTCCGCGCTGAATCTCTTCTGCATTTACTGGTATCACCCGGCGCTGTGGTGGGACTATCTCGCCCTGACGGAGCGCATCAACATGCAGATCCTCGAGCGCTTCAACGAGGCCGGAATCGACTTTGCCTTCCCCACACAAACCGTCCATCTAGCCGGTGATCCCTCGCGGCCCCTGGAAGTGGGGGTGAAGGGAAGTTAGTGGTTGAGTGGTGGGTTGTTGCGTCGTTGAGTTGTTGGTTGTACCTGTCCTATCGGAAGCAAAACTCGCCACGGACCACTTAACCACTTAACTACATACGAACATGCAATTCAGCAAATATCACGCTCTCGGTAACGATTACCTTGTTCTCAATCCCAAGGACGGCGACCTGCCGGACGAAGCCGGCATCGTCCGGATTTGCCACCGCAACTTCGGGCTGGGCTCGGACGGCATCCTTTACGGTCCGCTCGACACGGATAAGGCCGACTTCGGCCTGCGCATTCTCAATCCGGATGGCTCTGAGGCGGAAAAGAGCGGCAACGGTCTGCGCATCTTCGCGCGTTATCTCTTTGATGCGGGCCTGGTTAAAAACGAAGCCTTTACGGTGGACACCCCGGGCGGCGTTGTTACCTGCAAGATCGCGGACAATGCGGAGTCCATCACGGTCGACATGGGTAAGGTCAACTTCGGCATGGACCACATCCCGGTCGACGGCCCCGAACAGGCCGATCACAACATTGGGCAGAAGCTCGACATCAACGGCACCGAATACACCGCTTACATTGCCGATATCGGCAACCCGCACTGCGTCATCCCGCAGCCGGAAATCAGCAAAGAACTCGCCTGTAAAGACGGTGCCGTCATTGAAAAACATTCCCTTTTCCCGAACCGCACCAACGTGCAATTCCTCAAGGTAATTGACCGCAACAATATCGAGATCGAGATATGGGAACGTGGTGCCGGCTACACACTTGCCTCCGGCTCCAGCAGCAGCGCCTCGGCCGCCGTCGCCCATCGCATCGGTCTCTGCGACAAGGAAATCACCGTGCACATGCCGGGCGGCAAGATCGGCATCACCATCGGCGACGACTTCGCCGTCCGCATGACCGGACCGGCGACCCGCGTCGCCAAGATGGACTTTGACGAGGAAGCGCTGGGGTTTTCGGTATAGAACATACGCTTTGTTGCGCCTATGTCCGTAGGGGCTGTGCTTGCGCATGCCCGGATCGCCGTTCAGGCGATGCCCCGAAAAGCACGGGAGGACCAGGGGTTATTCATTAAGCGGGTTTTGTTAGCGTTCCGCATTCATGCGGCCCCACCTCGGCTCAAAAACCGCCTAAAGGCGGTACTCCAACGGGGTCAATATACCCCCTGAAGACAAATGAATAAGCCCCGGCGGGAGCACAGCTTAAAAGGTGCTCTTAAATCCTGAGAGTTGCATGGTTCATGCGCCGCAGTGGCATGCGCAAGCGCAACCTCTAGGTTGTTTCGGCCTACACCGTCCGCGAGTACCGTCCTTCGGTTGCCGGCTCGAGATAGGCGTCGAAGCACATCGCGAGATTCCGGATGAAAAGGCGGCCCCGCTCGGTCACGTCCAGTCCCTCAGCCGTGAAATCGAGCAAGCCGTCGCTGGCGGGCTCCTTGAGCTGGTCCAGAGCACCGGCAAAGTGCTCCTGGAAATCAATGTCCCACTTCGCCGACATTTGTGCGTAGTTCAGGGAAAGATCACACATCAGGCGCATGATGACATCGGCCCGCAATTTATCTTCGTCGGTCAGCTCGTAGCCCTTAGCCACCGGCAGACGCCCGGACTCGACCATCGCGCGGTAACTCTCGATGTCCTTTACGTTCTGGCGGTAGCTGTCCGCGCCTTGCGAGATGCTGGAGATCCCGAAACCGCAGATCTCGACGCCGGCACGCGTGCTGTAGCCTTGGAAGTTCCGCTGCAGTGAGCACTCACGCTGTGCGACGACCAACTCGTCATCCGGCAAGGCAAAGTGGTCCATTCCGATATAGACATAGCCCTCGCGGGTCAGCCGTTCGATACAGAGCTTAAGCAGTTCGAGCTTTGTGCGCGCATCGGGCAGGCCCGCTTTTTCCAGAATTTTCTGCGCCGGCCGCATCCAGGGCACATGCGCGTAGTTAAAGATGGCAAAACGATCCGGCTTCAGCTCCAGAACCTGATCCAGCGTCTGATCGAAACTCTCCGGGGTCTGCAGCGGCAGCCCGTAAATCAGGTCGATGTTGACGGAGTCAAACCCGTTGGCCCGTAATGTTTCCATCGCCGCCACGTTCATTGCCTGCGGCTGCTCCCGATGGATAACCTTTTGCACTTCGGGGTTACTGTCCTGCACACCAAACGATGCACGGGTCAGGCCCATCCGGGCAAAGGCCTCGACATGCTCGGGGCTCAAACGACGGGGATCCAGCTCCACCGATTTTTCCGCGTCGGGCGTAAATTTGAAATGCTGGTCAATCATCGCCGCCAGGCGGTCGATTTGCTCGGGCCCGAAAAAGTTGGGCGTGCCCCCGCCGAAGTGTAGTTGAACCGCTTCGCGGTCCGCGCGGTGATGCCGCGCGAAAAGTTCGAGCTCTTTCTCCAACAAGTCCAGATAGTCGGTCGCCCGATTGCGATCGAGCGTGGGGATCATGTGACAGCCGCAGAACCAGCAGAGCGTTTCACAAAAGGGCAGATGGAAATAGAGCGATAGCGGCGCCTCGCCGGATTCCACGGAAGTCAGCAGCGGTGCCGGGTCCTGGTACTCACGGAAATGATTGGCCGGCGGGTAACTGGTATAGCGCGGCCCCGGCCGGTTGTACTTTTCGATGAGTTGCAAGTCCTGTTCGGAAATCCGCATAGCTCAAAAAAAATCCAGATCGCCCCGGCTGTCTATTATTAACCACGGGCGATCCTACCGCGGCATAAAAAAGGCGGAGCTCTCGCTCCGCCTCAAATTAAAATTGATGCCCAGCGGATTAATCGGCCGCCTCTTGCATGCTTTCGCCGGCGTCTTCCAGATCTTCGCCCACGCCGTCGAGCGTGTTACAACCCATGAGTGCCAGAACCGCAGTCAGTGCAGCGAGTAGTGTCAGATATTTTTTCATCTATTTTTCTTACTTTTTAGGATGTGTGGATCGTTTCTTTTTCAATTAATCGAGATCATCATCTTCGTGATCAATCGCGGTTGCGGCACCAGCGCCAGCAGCCGCGCCGGCTAAAAACATGCAGCCGCTCGTGCCGAGTAGACTGAATCCGAGGAGAGCGATAAGAATGATGCGGTGGGGTGATGGTTTATTATCTTTCATTGGTTTGCGATGGGGCTCGTTGCGATGGGTGAGTGTGATGATGTTACGCGGATGAACCGCGCTTATACTTGCTATAAGCATGCGCTCTTATTCGGATCAATGCAAGCGAGTTCCTGAATCCTTCGGCGACCGCGGAACCCTCTTACCGGGAACAGGCCGAGAGCCGATTCGCGCCCAACTGATTACACCCAGCCGAGTTCAGGACCGGCAGGCACAATACGG encodes the following:
- the hemN gene encoding oxygen-independent coproporphyrinogen III oxidase; amino-acid sequence: MRISEQDLQLIEKYNRPGPRYTSYPPANHFREYQDPAPLLTSVESGEAPLSLYFHLPFCETLCWFCGCHMIPTLDRNRATDYLDLLEKELELFARHHRADREAVQLHFGGGTPNFFGPEQIDRLAAMIDQHFKFTPDAEKSVELDPRRLSPEHVEAFARMGLTRASFGVQDSNPEVQKVIHREQPQAMNVAAMETLRANGFDSVNIDLIYGLPLQTPESFDQTLDQVLELKPDRFAIFNYAHVPWMRPAQKILEKAGLPDARTKLELLKLCIERLTREGYVYIGMDHFALPDDELVVAQRECSLQRNFQGYSTRAGVEICGFGISSISQGADSYRQNVKDIESYRAMVESGRLPVAKGYELTDEDKLRADVIMRLMCDLSLNYAQMSAKWDIDFQEHFAGALDQLKEPASDGLLDFTAEGLDVTERGRLFIRNLAMCFDAYLEPATEGRYSRTV
- the dapF gene encoding diaminopimelate epimerase, which encodes MQFSKYHALGNDYLVLNPKDGDLPDEAGIVRICHRNFGLGSDGILYGPLDTDKADFGLRILNPDGSEAEKSGNGLRIFARYLFDAGLVKNEAFTVDTPGGVVTCKIADNAESITVDMGKVNFGMDHIPVDGPEQADHNIGQKLDINGTEYTAYIADIGNPHCVIPQPEISKELACKDGAVIEKHSLFPNRTNVQFLKVIDRNNIEIEIWERGAGYTLASGSSSSASAAVAHRIGLCDKEITVHMPGGKIGITIGDDFAVRMTGPATRVAKMDFDEEALGFSV
- a CDS encoding mechanosensitive ion channel family protein, which codes for MNTEIVAGNTLWRITGLFGLLLVGFTAGKLLKFILSRRAEQLREPRPIIAATLGAIGRAAPFLAFALGLAAGTSLLVLNGASELVGTCVAIVVTLAISWTAICLVDAPKAWMTQRAGQTESKLDDMLAPIVSKSLIATIVVLTVVQIAQILSGKEITSILAGLGIGGLAFALAAQDTIKNLFGSMVLLADRPFEVGDRIVVDSTDGTVETVGMRSTRVRTLTGHLVTIPNGELANKSIENVTKRPHIRRIFNITITYDTPPAKVAEAKAILEEIMKDHEGMDPEFPPRVFFNEFQNSALNLFCIYWYHPALWWDYLALTERINMQILERFNEAGIDFAFPTQTVHLAGDPSRPLEVGVKGS
- a CDS encoding entericidin A/B family lipoprotein; this translates as MKKYLTLLAALTAVLALMGCNTLDGVGEDLEDAGESMQEAAD